AGTCAGAAATTTACATTCAGCATGAAGATGGCAAATTTGGCCTGAAGAACAGCTCTTCATCAGAGTATATGAAGAGGGTTCAGAAGCTGTGGTTGCTCCATATTTTTCTCAGCATTCACTATGGATTGGTGTGCTGAGCCTTGATGGCTTTGAGTTCTTGAAGGAGATTCACTGGTTTGTATGTGCTTAGTCAAGTCTGTTTACACCAATGTCAAAGTACCTAGCGATTGGGCCTGTTTTTGAGAAGGCTGTGAATTCTCTCCTTTGAGAGGATGGAGCCAGAAGAGTGTGATTTCCTTCCAGAAGGTGAGGTGAAAGGGCACTCTGTTTGTCTGGCATAGACTTGAGGTAAGCAGGAAGTTTTCTCTTTGAGTGGAGGGGTGAAAGATGacagcagagaggaacaagAACTGTCACCAGTGGTGTGTTTGTGCTTCATGGGGAGAGTGAAGTAATGGAAAAAATACATTGGTAATGGAGATGAGGAATAAGAGAGTATGTGTGTGCTTTAGGACAgtgaagaaaaggaggaagataGGAAAATGGAAGaagggaaggatggatggatggacgacTTTACTGATATGTCACAGATGCTGTCACTGTAAACAGAAAGAGAGCAGTGCAAGAATGGAGGGAGAGAAGACAAATGCAGAAGATGCTATGAAGGTATTACACAAGGAGGTAAGTAAAGATCAAAGATgacaaggagaaaaagaaaacatcagcaAAGTGGAGGAGCAGTACGAAACGACCTTACCTCTAATCGCTGGGTGGAGCTGGTTCTCAAGAGCCCCCGCCTCGATTGGAATATTCCGCGGCCAGACGCTAATGCCACGTAAGTCGAGTTCGTGGATCCGgcttgttttttcttctgtctgGCTCAGGAGGCGACAGGCGAGATATCAGAATGTGTAAGAAGAGAGAAGCGGAGAAAGTCCAAAGGATAAAATACGAAAGGAGCACCGTTTAAAGAAACAGCAGAGGAGACGGCCATGACGGAGCGGAGGCACAGGCGCTGTCGCGTAGCGTGTGCGGCGACGGAGGAGCGCACGGTGTCGCTGCAGGCTCAGGAACGGGTCCGTGTGGGCGGCTCCGCCCCGGTGCGGCGGAGAGCCCGGCTGTGAGCGCGGGGGGGCGGCTCGGGCCGGGCAGCAGAGCCGGTGCgtccgggcggcggcggggaggCGTGCGGggcccgggccggggccggcaggcagagcggcggcggcgggcggcgcggcaGGAAGGATGGGCGAGCGTTGTTGTGCGGCGGTGGTGcgggtgctggtgctgcaggcgGCCTGGGCGCTGTCGGGCGGGCAGGTGCGCTACTCGGTGCCGGAGGAAGCCAAGGCCGGCACGGTGGTGGGCCGTCTGGCGCAGGACCTGGGCCTGGAGGCGGGCGAGGCGGAggcgcggcggctgcggctgGTGGCGCCGGGCCGGCGGGCGAGCGTGGAGGTGAGCGGGGCGAGCGGCGCGCTGGTGGTGAGCTCGCGGCTGGACCGGGAGGAGCTGTGCGGCAAGAGCGCGCCGTGCGCGCTGCgcctggaggtgctgctggagcgGCCGCTGCGCGTCTTCCATGTGCAGCTGGAGGTCACCGACATCAACGACAATGCCCCCGTCTTCCCCGCCGCCCGGAAAAACCTCAGCATCGCGGAACTGTCTGTGCCGGGGTCTCGTTTCCCGCTGGAGGGCGCGTCGGATGCGGATATTGGAGTGAACGCTCAGGTCACCTACACACTCAGCCCCAGTGAATATTTTACGCTCGATGTTAAATCGTCTGATGAAAACAGGAAGTCTCTGTTTCTGGTACTCGTAAAGTCTTTAGACCGGGAGACGATTCCCGTGCATCGGTTGGTGCTGACGGCGAGTGACGGGGGCCGGCCCTCTCTAACGGGCACCATGGAACTTGTGATCTCGGTGCTGGACGCAAACGACAACGCCCCCCAGTTCAACCAGTCAGTGTATaaagtgcagctgctggagaaCGCTACAGAGGGAACGCTCGTGTTACGTGTTAATGCCACGGATCCGGACGAAGGAAGCAATAAGGAGTTTTCTTACAGCATCTTGTGTTCGACTCCTATTGGTAACAAAGAGCTCTTTACCATTGACGCTAAGACGGGCGACATGAGACTGAAGGATACTTTGGACTTCGAAGACGTTCGTTTACATGAATTGCAAATCGAAGCGACAGATAAAGGGACACCCCCGCTGTCGGGTCACTGCAGCGTGGAGCTGGAGGTGTTGGACGTGAACGACAATGCTCCGGAGGTGTGGGTGACGTCGCTGTCGGTGCCGGTGCCCGAGGACGCGTCGTTGGGGACGGTGGTGGCCCTGCTGAGCGTGTCGGACCGGGACTCGGGCGAGAACGGTCGCGTGCggtgctgggtgtggccggcgtCGCCGTTCGGTCTGGAGGCGACGTTCGCGGGCTCGTACTCGCTGGTGCTGCGCGAGGCGCTGGACCGGGAGCGGGTGTCGGAGTACGAGGTGGAGGTGCGTGCGGAGGACGGCGGGGCGCCGGCGCTGCGCGCCAGCCGCGGGCTGCGGGTGCCGGTGTCGGACGTGAACGACAACGCGCCCTTGTTCGCGCAGGCCGTGTACACGGTGCTGGCGCGGGAGAACaacgcggcgggcgcggagctGGCGCGGCTGTGGGCGCGGGACCCGGACGAGGCGGCCAACGGGCGCGTCAGCTACTCGGTGTGGGACGGCGGCGTGGGCGTGGGCGGCGGCGCGGACTCCTCGTCGTCGGGTGTCAGCGGGTGGCGTCCGGCGTCGAGCTACGTGTCGGTGGACGCGGAGAGCGGGCGGCTGTGGGCGCTGCAGCCCTTGGACTAcgaggagctgcaggtgctgcagttCGAGGTGCGCGCGGTGGACGCGGGGGAGCCGCCGCTGAGCGGCAACGCCACGGTGCAGCTGTTCGTGCTGGACGAGAACGACAACGcgccggcgctgctgccgcccgCGGGCTCGGCAGCGGaggcgggcggcgcggcggcggcggcggaggcggCTTTGGCGCTGGCGGGGGCGGGCTCGGAGTCGGGCACGCTGTGGGCGTGGGCGGCGTGGGGCGCGCCCGCGGGCCAGGTGGTGGCCAAGATCCGCGCCGTGGACGCCGACTCGGGCTACAACGCGTGGCTGCGCTACGAGCTGTGGGAGCCGCGGGGCAAGGGCCCGTTCCGCGTGGGGCTCTACAGCGGCGAGGTGAGCACGGCGCGGGCGCTGGACGAGGCGGACGGGCCTCGCCAGAGGCTGCTGATCGTCGTGCGCGACCACGGCGAGCCGGCGCGCTCGGCCACGGCCACGCTCAGCGTGTCGCTGCTCGAGGCCGCCGAGGCGGCGCTGGCCGCGGGATCTTCGTCGTCGTCGTCGTTGTCGGCGGTGTCGCGCTCGGCGGCGGGCGTGGAgctcggggccggggcggcgagCGCGGCCACCAACGTGTGGCTGGTGGTGGCCATCTGCGCCGTGTCCAGCCTCTTCCTGCTGGCCGTGGTGCTGTACGGGGCGTCGCGCTGGGCGCCGCGGGCGGCCGTGCTCTCGGGGCCCGGGCCCACGACGCTCGTGTGCGCCAGCGAAGTGGGCAGCTGGTCGTACTCGCAGCGCCACAGCCGCAGCCTGTGCGTGGCGGACGGCGCTGCCAAGAGCGACCTCATGGTTTTCAGCCCCAACTTCCCTCTGCCGCCGCCCGCACCTGCAGCCAAGGACACGCAGCCGGAGCCCTCCGCTCTCCTCGACACGGTCAGTGTTCCTCCCTTTCTCGCTCTGTCCCCTCTCACCCGCCCCCTGGGCTGTTGCTGCCTGGAGCCGGGCTCCGGCCTCTCGCCGAGGGGGCGGGCCGTGTTGCATTTGCTTTTAACCTCTGCGTGCTGGTTGCATCATCCCTCCTCTTCGGTGCCTGTAATATGTTGTATCctagcaggttttttttttaccactGTGATCTTCTCTCTTCGTTTAATCTTGTTAAAGAGGGTGGGTCGGCAAAATACTTAGGTCTTCCTGCTCTCGGTGCCAAGCTGAATGAAATACCTTTTTTGTCTTGCAGCGTCTCGTGAGTCTTGTATTTTTGATGGTGCTGAGAATGGAGTTCATCTATATGTCACTTTCTTctccattttttaattttagaacCTTCAGTAGCTGTTTCAGAATCAGTCATAATCTGTCTTTAAGCCGCATCTTTTTCTTGTCTACTCAGCTTTGTTGTCCCCTGCATCGAAAATATTTTGCCATTTTCCTACCTAGGTCTTCAGAGTCATCAACTTTTTCTGCAGAACTTTCCTGCAAACCTGTATTTGAACTCTGCTCCATCAGATGCTATCTCCTGTAATCTTTGACACATCTCTGTTCATGACTTTCGGTGGTCCCCTCATGAGTTATTAAATAGAACCATTCTTGATAAACATTTCTGCCCGACTGCAGTGTTTACTAtatctttctggttttatcaGGTCTGATTTTATTCCACCTGTGGAGTTAATCCCAACTCTCTCTGAATGCCTCTTTCAGTCTTTCATTTTGAATGGAGTATCATCACTTGCCCACATCTCCCTGTCTTACAGGTGGGGCAGTTTTAATGAATTTCTTGCTTTTGACTGCTGTGAATTGCTGGTTTCCAGTCTTGTCTTACTCAGAAGTCCATCCTCCTCTTTTTTTCAcctttgaaagaaaaatctatATTTAAATTTCTTGCCTGTTCACCGTGCATGGCATATATTAATTTGTTAAGTATTGCAGAATTACTATGGATATGAAAAAGACAGATGCATTTCACACTTTCCCCTTCGAAGTATGATTGAAATGAACTttgtgatgtaagatacttaATGGCAAAAGAACACAAACCAAAGTTGATGTCAAAATGTGCAGCTGTAGTTCTAGACTGAGCAAGACATATTGGTAGAGGACTTGTTTTTGGTGGATTAATGTATTTGTGGAAGCACCTCAGTTTGGTTTCTGACTTGGGTAGTCCCATGTACCCATCAGTCACAGGCATTGTATTTCTTGGATGTTGTGGGGTTTTGACATGATCTTATTTGCGTTTACTTTgtttaattttggttttccCTTCCCTGAGAATAGCTGTTTAAATAAACTCATTTTTGTCTCATTGTGCGCTTGCCTTATGATAATCTTGTGGATATGAAGATGGATGATGCTTGAAACTCCCGATTTCCAGAGAGTGATTTAGCTTGGCTTTATCAGGAGATGTGTTGGCAATTGTAAGTGAAAGCCATGCTGCCAAATAATGCTCTTTTATTTCAGACTCTGTGCCCCTTGCCATCACTGTGGTTCATTGTCTTGTATTCACTTAAGGTCAATTTTACTTTGAGAGAAAGCTGTGAGGCTTCAAGTTTCTTTTGTTTCTGCCTTCATAGAAACGTATACAGAAATTTTTGCAATACAGCAGGAATTAGAGAGGATGTAATAAGAACCTGTTTGCTTTTTCAGCCCTGCTTCCCTGAAATTTTGAACAGTGATCCTTGAACACAGGCCTAACAATGGAGACCTAGAAATAAATCAAGACAACAGTTAGAATAGCAACAGGtgtaattaaaaatatctaTTGACAGACCTACATGGACTTTTTAAGCATTTTATATgttccttttttgttgttgttttttaccTTTGAGTGCATGCATCTTTGATTCTTCCTGTGGTATAACCAGCAACTCACTAATCTGTGAAATTCCCTGGTTTATGTTACTGCCTGGTCTAtagggcagggcagcagaaagtgcCGTAGTTGTGTAGAGAAGAGGCTCTGATGTATTTATGTCAGTAGATGAGGTGGGAGCCTGGGAACCTGTTAGGAGATGAACTGTGCCTTGCCAGAACAGTGGTGCAACCCTTTTATCTCATCCCCAGTATTGTCATGGTTGTATGATTCTgctgtgtctgcagcagctcATCTCCATCAGTAATGGACACATGGTTTTGCCATACTGTGAGCTTCTACCGTCTAAAAATGATAACCAGGACCTTGATCTTCATTGTGCAGCTACACTTGGGGGGACAAAATTTAGGGAAAATACTGATATATACAGATGAGAGAGTTCAGATTCCCTAAGTTATTTCACACTTCTGAGAGAATTTCTGCTCTGTTGGAATGTTTAAAGCACAGAGTTAGGGAGTCGCTGATGGAGTTGAAAGTCTTTGGAATTGGTGTTTGCTTATGCTTTACTCGGTTGGAAATACACTTCAGAAGGCAGAACAATTCTGCTATGGACAGACACAGGTACTCTTTGTAAGATGGTGGGTGTACTGTACTATTTACTCTACAAAAAACCAAGGAGACTGTGTGGAATTGCTCAGCCACATCCCTGTCACAAAGCCATGAAAAGGTAAGCAATTTCTGTTCGTTTCTAGCATTCCTGGACTAGACCAAGTACATTACACGTGAATCTGTCTTCTGAAGACCTGAGTACTTTCTATAGATGGAAGATCGAGGATACAGTCTTCTTCGGTAGAGGAAACAACTGAAGTATcttccaaaagaaaacaaaaatgagaaaattgagTTATGCCTCCTGAGGCATAAGAGAAGATGAAGTCTGGAGATCAGAAGTAGCTTTATGCAGTGAAGATATTCCTCGGAATGATTCCTGGGTTAATAAGGGCGTTCAACTGAATGTACATTTTGGCAAGTAAGTGCTTCTCAATTAAAGTGCCTTAAGGAaggagaagatgaagaagagaaagagaaggggaGGAGATAAGAGGATCAGCTATTACGGCTGCGGAGGAAGGCAGTGTTCGGAAGGGAAATCTCGGAGCGCGTCGGCCGAGGGGGCGGAGCCACGGCAGGTCCATCCCGGCACGGAGCCGCAGCGGGCGGAGGGCAGCAGGCGGCTACTCACGGGAGGAGCCGCGGTCGGACACCAGGTGCCGCTGTTGGCCGCGAAGGCGCCGTGAGCCACGGAAGGGCGGCAGCTCCTCCCCGAGCCTCAGTCACCGTACCGTCAGCCGGAGGAAGGATGCGCCGGACCGGCCCAGGCGGGGCGCCGGGAAAGCGGAGCGGCGTGCTGCTCGTCCCAGGGAGACCCTAAGGCGGACGGCGGGGGAGTGGCGGAGAGCCGGTCAGGGCCAGGGAAGCGACCGGAGGCGACAGCGGCGGCGATGCGGTGGGGGCCCGTGCTAcgggtgctggtgctgcaggcgGCCTGGGCACTGTCGGGCGGGCAGGTGCGCTACTCGGTGCCGGAGGAAGCCAAGGCCGGCACGGTGGTGGGCCGTCTGGCGCAGGACCTGGGCCTGGAGGCGGGCGAGGCGGAggcgcggcggctgcggctgGTGGCGCCGGGCCGGCGGGCGAGCGTGGAGGTGAGCGGGGCGAGCGGCGCGCTGGTGGTGAGCTCGCGGCTGGACCGGGAGGAGCTGTGCGGCAAGAGCGCGCCGTGCGCGCTGCgcctggaggtgctgctggagcgGCCGCTGCGCGTCTTCCATGTGCAGCTGGAGGTCACCGACATCAACGACAATGCCCCCATGTTCCGTGAGGACGAAGAAGCCCTTAACATCGCGGAATCGTCTCTGCCGGGATCTCGTTTCCCGCTGGAGGGCGCGTCGGATGCGGATATCGGAGCGAACGCTCAGCTGACCTATGCGCTCAGCCCCAGCGAGTATTTCAGTCTTGATCATCAGGGGAATAATGACCAGAGCGCAACTTTGGCTCTTATTTTAACGAAATCTCTGGACCGGGAGACGATTCCCGTGCACCGGTTGGTGCTGACGGCGACTGACGGGGGCCGGCCGTCTCTGACGGGGACAATGGAGCTGGTGATCTCGGTGGTGGATGCAAACGACAACGCGCCCCAGTTCAACCAATCCGTTTATAAAGTTAAAACCTTAGAAGGTTCCGAGCTCGGAACTCTGTTAGTCACGCTTAGTGCAACGGATCCTGACGAAGGGATCAATAGTGATATTATCTACTTATTTGGTAGACGTGCTAGTACACAAGTTAAAGAAATGTTCACTATCGACGAAAACAAAGGAGAGATCAGACTACAAGGCAAATTAGACTATGAGGAAATGAATAGTTACGAGATCCCTGTAGAAGCAAGGGATAAAGGCTACCCTCCGCTGTCGGGTCACTGCAAGGTGGTACTGGAGGTGCTGGATGTGAACGACAACGCGCCGGAGGTGTGGGTGACGTCGCTGTCGGTGCCGGTGCCCGAGGACGCGTCGTTGGGGACGGTGGTGGCCCTGCTGAGCGTGTCGGACCGGGACTCGGGCGAGAACGGTCGCGTGCggtgctgggtgtggccggcgtCGCCGTTCGGTCTGGAGGCGACGTTCGCGGGCTCGTACTCGCTGGTGCTGCGCGAGGCGCTGGACCGGGAGCGGGTGTCGGAGTACGAGGTGGAGGTGCGTGCGGAGGACGGCGGGGCGCCGGCGCTGCGCGCCAGCCGCGGGCTGCGGGTGCCGGTGTCGGACGTGAACGACAACGCGCCCTTGTTCGCGCAGGCCGTGTACACGGTGCTGGTGCGGGAGAACaacgcggcgggcgcggagctGGCGCGGCTGTGGGCGCGGGACCCGGACGAGGCGGCCAACGGGCGCGTCAGCTACTCGGTGTGGGACGGCGGCGTGGGCgtgggcggcggcggcgccgcgggCTCTTCATCGTCGGGTGTCAGCG
The Zonotrichia albicollis isolate bZonAlb1 chromosome 15, bZonAlb1.hap1, whole genome shotgun sequence genome window above contains:
- the LOC102065439 gene encoding protocadherin alpha-2 isoform X1, with product MRWGPVLRVLVLQAAWALSGGQVRYSVPEEAKAGTVVGRLAQDLGLEAGEAEARRLRLVAPGRRASVEVSGASGALVVSSRLDREELCGKSAPCALRLEVLLERPLRVFHVQLEVTDINDNAPMFREDEEALNIAESSLPGSRFPLEGASDADIGANAQLTYALSPSEYFSLDHQGNNDQSATLALILTKSLDRETIPVHRLVLTATDGGRPSLTGTMELVISVVDANDNAPQFNQSVYKVKTLEGSELGTLLVTLSATDPDEGINSDIIYLFGRRASTQVKEMFTIDENKGEIRLQGKLDYEEMNSYEIPVEARDKGYPPLSGHCKVVLEVLDVNDNAPEVWVTSLSVPVPEDASLGTVVALLSVSDRDSGENGRVRCWVWPASPFGLEATFAGSYSLVLREALDRERVSEYEVEVRAEDGGAPALRASRGLRVPVSDVNDNAPLFAQAVYTVLVRENNAAGAELARLWARDPDEAANGRVSYSVWDGGVGVGGGGAAGSSSSGVSGWRPASSYVSVDAESGRLWALQPLDYEELQVLQFEVRAVDAGEPPLSGNATVQLFVLDENDNAPALLPPAGSAAEAGGAAAAAEAALAGAGSESGTLWAWAAWGAPAGQVVAKIRAVDADSGYNAWLRYELWEPRGKGPFRVGLYSGEVSTARALDEADGPRQRLLIVVRDHGEPARSATATLSVSLLEAAEAALAAGSSSSSSLSAVSRSAAGVELGAGAASAATNVWLVVAICAVSSLFLLAVVLYAASRWAPRAAMLSGPGPTTLVCASEVGSWSYSQRHSRSLCVADGAAKSDLMVFSPNFPPPPPDAAAENCSAGKGPSVSPLASSMPKHPNPDWRYSASLRAGMQSAVHMEEAGVLRGGAAGPDQQWPTVSSATAEPEAGEVSPPVGAGVNSNSWTFKFGPGNSKQGGPGELPDKFIIPGSPAIISIRQEPPNSQIDKSDFITFGKKEETKKKKKKKKGNKTQEKKEKGNSTTENSDQ
- the LOC102065439 gene encoding protocadherin alpha-2 isoform X2, which codes for MGERCCAAVVRVLVLQAAWALSGGQVRYSVPEEAKAGTVVGRLAQDLGLEAGEAEARRLRLVAPGRRASVEVSGASGALVVSSRLDREELCGKSAPCALRLEVLLERPLRVFHVQLEVTDINDNAPVFPAARKNLSIAELSVPGSRFPLEGASDADIGVNAQVTYTLSPSEYFTLDVKSSDENRKSLFLVLVKSLDRETIPVHRLVLTASDGGRPSLTGTMELVISVLDANDNAPQFNQSVYKVQLLENATEGTLVLRVNATDPDEGSNKEFSYSILCSTPIGNKELFTIDAKTGDMRLKDTLDFEDVRLHELQIEATDKGTPPLSGHCSVELEVLDVNDNAPEVWVTSLSVPVPEDASLGTVVALLSVSDRDSGENGRVRCWVWPASPFGLEATFAGSYSLVLREALDRERVSEYEVEVRAEDGGAPALRASRGLRVPVSDVNDNAPLFAQAVYTVLARENNAAGAELARLWARDPDEAANGRVSYSVWDGGVGVGGGADSSSSGVSGWRPASSYVSVDAESGRLWALQPLDYEELQVLQFEVRAVDAGEPPLSGNATVQLFVLDENDNAPALLPPAGSAAEAGGAAAAAEAALALAGAGSESGTLWAWAAWGAPAGQVVAKIRAVDADSGYNAWLRYELWEPRGKGPFRVGLYSGEVSTARALDEADGPRQRLLIVVRDHGEPARSATATLSVSLLEAAEAALAAGSSSSSSLSAVSRSAAGVELGAGAASAATNVWLVVAICAVSSLFLLAVVLYGASRWAPRAAVLSGPGPTTLVCASEVGSWSYSQRHSRSLCVADGAAKSDLMVFSPNFPLPPPAPAAKDTQPEPSALLDTPKHPNPDWRYSASLRAGMQSAVHMEEAGVLRGGAAGPDQQWPTVSSATAEPEAGEVSPPVGAGVNSNSWTFKFGPGNSKQGGPGELPDKFIIPGSPAIISIRQEPPNSQIDKSDFITFGKKEETKKKKKKKKGNKTQEKKEKGNSTTENSDQ
- the LOC102065439 gene encoding protocadherin alpha-8 isoform X5; this encodes MRWGPVLRVLVLQAAWALSGGQVRYSVPEEAKAGTVVGRLAQDLGLEAGEAEARRLRLVAPGRRASVEVSGASGALVVSSRLDREELCGKSAPCALRLEVLLERPLRVFHVQLEVTDINDNAPMFREDEEALNIAESSLPGSRFPLEGASDADIGANAQLTYALSPSEYFSLDHQGNNDQSATLALILTKSLDRETIPVHRLVLTATDGGRPSLTGTMELVISVVDANDNAPQFNQSVYKVKTLEGSELGTLLVTLSATDPDEGINSDIIYLFGRRASTQVKEMFTIDENKGEIRLQGKLDYEEMNSYEIPVEARDKGYPPLSGHCKVVLEVLDVNDNAPEVWVTSLSVPVPEDASLGTVVALLSVSDRDSGENGRVRCWVWPASPFGLEATFAGSYSLVLREALDRERVSEYEVEVRAEDGGAPALRASRGLRVPVSDVNDNAPLFAQAVYTVLVRENNAAGAELARLWARDPDEAANGRVSYSVWDGGVGVGGGGAAGSSSSGVSGWRPASSYVSVDAESGRLWALQPLDYEELQVLQFEVRAVDAGEPPLSGNATVQLFVLDENDNAPALLPPAGSAAEAGGAAAAAEAALAGAGSESGTLWAWAAWGAPAGQVVAKIRAVDADSGYNAWLRYELWEPRGKGPFRVGLYSGEVSTARALDEADGPRQRLLIVVRDHGEPARSATATLSVSLLEAAEAALAAGSSSSSSLSAVSRSAAGVELGAGAASAATNVWLVVAICAVSSLFLLAVVLYAASRWAPRAAMLSGPGPTTLVCASEVGSWSYSQRHSRSLCVADGAAKSDLMVFSPNFPPPPPDAAAENCSAGKGPSVSPLASSMPKHPNPDWRYSASLRAGMQSAVHMEEAGVLRGGAAGPDQQWPTVSSATAEPEAGEVSPPVGAGVNSNSWTFKFGPGNSKQGGPESKKQTQVSFLLRRKGESSQYSQ